One Nocardioidaceae bacterium SCSIO 66511 genomic window carries:
- a CDS encoding MFS transporter, with translation MQNPYPRRWWALGALAVALLTFGLDLTVMNVALPTLAVDLDASTTQLQWFSNAYTLVLAAALIPAGLIGDKLGPRQWLLAGLAVFGVASIVCAYADNAAQLIAGRAFLGIGAALMVPLSSSMLTRMFSGRERSRAIAVWATALSLGIPLGPVVGGWLLEHFWWGSIFLINVPLVLIGLVALAIWLPKIPGDPTKRLDPIGVVLSSVGLVALTYGLVEIGEQGWTSASALAWVAAGLLGLAVFAWWQLRAANPLIELSLFRSRGFLWGSALATLATFTMMGAMFVLPQYFSAVDDTTAMETGLRLLPMIGGLLVGVQLADRLRPSLGAKVVVGSGFGITAVALAAGTATQVDSGFGFTAVWLTTLGIGFGASMAPSMDIALGALEEHKSGVGSAITQAMRQVAGTFGVAILGSVLNAAYRSNVDVAGLPSTAAQATKDSAEAGVRVAEASGSEALLESVRGAFVDGMTSMLWICVAVGVVGAVLTVTLLPAHADDHDEPKQATIDA, from the coding sequence ATGCAGAATCCGTATCCGCGACGCTGGTGGGCACTGGGTGCGCTCGCGGTCGCACTGCTGACGTTCGGCCTCGACCTCACCGTCATGAACGTCGCGCTTCCCACGCTCGCAGTGGACCTCGACGCGTCGACCACCCAGCTGCAGTGGTTCTCCAACGCGTACACGCTCGTACTCGCGGCGGCGCTCATTCCGGCCGGCCTCATCGGCGACAAACTCGGCCCTCGTCAGTGGCTCCTCGCCGGGCTGGCCGTGTTCGGCGTGGCGTCGATCGTCTGCGCGTACGCCGACAACGCTGCCCAGCTGATCGCCGGCCGCGCGTTCCTCGGGATCGGCGCCGCGCTCATGGTTCCGCTGTCGTCGTCGATGCTCACCCGGATGTTCAGCGGTCGCGAGCGCTCGCGCGCAATCGCCGTCTGGGCGACGGCCCTGTCACTCGGAATCCCGCTCGGACCGGTGGTCGGCGGTTGGCTTCTAGAGCACTTCTGGTGGGGCTCGATCTTCCTGATCAACGTTCCGCTGGTCCTGATCGGCCTTGTGGCGTTGGCGATCTGGCTGCCGAAGATTCCGGGTGATCCCACCAAGCGGCTCGACCCGATCGGCGTCGTGTTGTCCAGCGTCGGACTCGTCGCGCTCACGTACGGACTGGTCGAGATCGGCGAGCAGGGCTGGACCTCGGCGAGTGCGCTGGCCTGGGTAGCTGCCGGTCTACTCGGGCTGGCGGTCTTCGCCTGGTGGCAGCTCCGCGCGGCGAACCCACTCATCGAGCTCAGCCTGTTCCGCTCCCGCGGCTTCCTGTGGGGCTCCGCGCTCGCGACACTGGCGACCTTCACGATGATGGGCGCGATGTTCGTGCTCCCGCAGTATTTCTCGGCGGTCGACGACACGACGGCGATGGAGACCGGGTTGCGCCTGTTGCCGATGATCGGCGGGCTGCTCGTCGGCGTTCAGCTCGCCGACCGGCTGCGGCCGAGCCTCGGTGCCAAGGTGGTGGTCGGGTCCGGCTTCGGTATCACTGCCGTAGCGCTGGCCGCTGGAACCGCGACCCAGGTCGACAGCGGGTTCGGCTTCACCGCGGTGTGGCTCACGACGCTCGGTATCGGCTTCGGCGCATCGATGGCGCCCTCCATGGACATCGCGCTCGGTGCCCTCGAAGAGCACAAGAGCGGCGTCGGTTCGGCCATCACTCAGGCGATGCGCCAGGTGGCCGGGACCTTCGGCGTCGCCATCCTCGGTTCCGTGCTCAACGCCGCGTACCGATCGAACGTAGACGTCGCCGGGCTGCCATCGACCGCCGCGCAGGCGACCAAAGACTCTGCCGAGGCCGGCGTACGCGTCGCTGAGGCATCCGGCTCGGAGGCGCTGCTCGAATCAGTCCGCGGCGCGTTCGTCGACGGGATGACAAGCATGTTGTGGATCTGCGTTGCCGTCGGAGTGGTCGGCGCTGTGCTCACCGTGACACTGCTGCCCGCACACGCCGACGACCACGACGAACCGAAGCAGGCGACAATTGACGCATGA
- a CDS encoding GNAT family N-acetyltransferase has product MTGWTSVDDATSYARRLLEGERVRLRPLREEDLRHLETWWAEPAISVLQQHDVRPRPEGSELDTFRRWSANDVPGQAGFCVVRRDEGTLLGHVTIFGADPKNRAGTFAIVLGPEHLGQGYGTEAVRLMVRYGFSEMGLHRIGLQTYAFNDRALATYAKAGFVEEGRRREAIFHDGEFHDEVQLGLLESEWRTQR; this is encoded by the coding sequence ATGACTGGCTGGACATCCGTCGACGACGCAACCTCGTACGCACGCAGGCTCCTCGAGGGCGAGCGGGTTCGCCTTCGTCCCCTGCGCGAGGAGGATCTGCGCCATCTCGAGACCTGGTGGGCCGAGCCCGCGATCTCCGTTCTGCAACAGCACGATGTCCGTCCGCGGCCGGAAGGTTCCGAGCTCGACACGTTCCGGCGCTGGAGCGCGAACGACGTTCCCGGCCAGGCGGGCTTCTGCGTCGTACGCCGCGATGAGGGAACGCTGCTCGGCCATGTCACGATCTTCGGCGCGGACCCCAAGAACCGTGCGGGCACGTTCGCGATCGTGCTCGGGCCGGAGCACCTGGGCCAGGGCTACGGCACCGAGGCCGTCCGCTTGATGGTGCGCTACGGGTTCAGCGAGATGGGCCTCCACCGCATCGGTCTCCAGACGTACGCCTTCAACGACCGCGCACTCGCGACGTACGCGAAGGCCGGGTTCGTCGAGGAGGGTCGCCGTCGTGAGGCGATCTTCCACGATGGGGAGTTCCATGACGAGGTACAGCTCGGCCTGCTCGAATCCGAATGGCGCACCCAACGCTGA
- a CDS encoding acyl-CoA carboxylase subunit epsilon, translated as MSEHASEQSDAAAPVLRVVKGDPSAEELAALVAVVASRTTGAGEPDSAPKVRSRWGDPAYAVRPVLTPGPNGWRRSAFPR; from the coding sequence GTGAGTGAGCACGCGAGCGAACAATCCGACGCCGCTGCGCCGGTGCTGCGGGTCGTGAAGGGCGATCCGTCGGCCGAGGAGCTGGCCGCGCTGGTCGCCGTGGTCGCGTCGCGTACGACCGGGGCAGGCGAACCCGACTCCGCACCGAAGGTGCGCTCACGCTGGGGCGATCCCGCCTATGCCGTACGCCCGGTGCTGACGCCTGGCCCGAACGGCTGGCGTCGCTCGGCGTTCCCCCGCTGA
- a CDS encoding nucleoside deaminase: MLDSDRQFLDLAIEQAKIGWEEGGVPIGAALVHKGEVLAVGRNRRFQLDSAIRHGETDCIERAGRLPARVYRESTLYTTLSPCFMCAGTAVLYDIPRIVVGENRAFEASEEWLRSRGVVVDVVDDPACIELMRKMLDERPDLWLEDIGEEA; the protein is encoded by the coding sequence ATGCTCGACTCAGACCGGCAGTTCCTCGATCTCGCGATCGAACAAGCGAAGATCGGCTGGGAAGAGGGTGGCGTACCGATCGGTGCAGCCCTTGTACACAAGGGAGAAGTACTCGCCGTCGGGCGCAATCGACGCTTCCAGCTGGACAGCGCGATCCGCCACGGAGAGACCGACTGCATCGAGCGGGCCGGCCGGTTGCCTGCCCGCGTTTATCGCGAGTCGACGCTGTACACCACGCTGTCGCCGTGCTTCATGTGCGCCGGAACGGCTGTGCTGTATGACATTCCACGAATCGTGGTGGGCGAGAACCGCGCGTTCGAGGCATCCGAGGAGTGGCTGCGCAGTCGAGGCGTCGTCGTCGACGTCGTTGATGACCCCGCCTGCATCGAGTTGATGCGCAAGATGCTCGACGAGCGCCCGGACCTGTGGCTCGAGGACATCGGGGAGGAGGCATGA
- a CDS encoding acyl-CoA carboxylase subunit beta, with the protein MDVRTTAGKLTDLDRRLDEAVHAGSQRAIEKQHSRGKLTARERVELLLDDGSFVEIDELARHRSTAFGLADRRPYGDGVVTGYGTVDGRQVCVFAQDFTVFGGSLGEVYGEKITKVMDLAMKTGCPIVGINEGAGARIQEGVVSLGLYGEIFRRNVHASGVIPQISLIMGACAGGHVYSPAVTDFTVMVDKTSNMFITGPDVIKTVTGEDVTMEELGGARTHNTKSGNAHYMGSDEEDAIEYVKALLSFLPQNNLEDAPAYDDVPELTFTDDDRTLDTLVPDSPNQPYDIHTAIEAVVDDGEFLEVQPLFAPNLVIGFGRVEGRSVGVVANQPMQLAGTLDIDASEKAARFVRTCDAFNIPVLTFVDVPGFLPGTDQEWNGIIRRGAKLIYAYAEATVPLITVITRKAYGGAYDVMGSKHLGADMNLAWPTAQIAVMGAQGAVNILYRNELGEASDPDARRAELIEEYEDTLANPYIAAERGYVDAVIAPHETRVEIVRALRLLRTKRETLPPKKHGNIPL; encoded by the coding sequence GTGGATGTCCGTACGACCGCCGGGAAGCTCACCGACCTCGACCGCCGGCTCGACGAAGCCGTACACGCTGGTTCTCAGCGAGCGATCGAGAAGCAGCACTCTCGCGGCAAGCTGACGGCGCGCGAACGCGTCGAGCTGCTGCTCGACGACGGGTCGTTCGTCGAGATCGACGAGCTGGCCCGGCACCGGAGCACGGCGTTCGGGCTGGCCGATAGGCGCCCGTACGGCGACGGTGTCGTCACCGGCTACGGCACCGTCGACGGCCGTCAGGTCTGCGTGTTCGCACAGGACTTCACCGTCTTCGGCGGCAGCCTCGGCGAGGTGTACGGCGAGAAGATCACCAAGGTGATGGACCTCGCCATGAAGACCGGCTGCCCGATCGTCGGCATCAACGAGGGCGCGGGCGCCCGTATCCAGGAGGGCGTCGTATCGCTCGGCCTGTACGGCGAGATCTTCCGCCGTAACGTGCATGCCTCCGGGGTGATCCCGCAGATCTCGCTGATCATGGGAGCCTGCGCGGGCGGCCATGTGTACTCGCCTGCGGTCACCGACTTCACCGTGATGGTCGACAAGACGTCCAACATGTTCATCACCGGCCCGGACGTGATCAAGACCGTCACGGGCGAAGACGTCACGATGGAGGAGCTCGGCGGCGCGCGTACGCACAACACCAAGAGCGGCAACGCCCACTACATGGGCTCCGACGAGGAAGATGCGATCGAGTACGTCAAGGCGCTGCTGAGCTTCCTCCCGCAGAACAACCTCGAGGATGCGCCCGCGTACGACGACGTCCCGGAGCTCACGTTCACCGACGACGACCGGACCCTGGACACCCTCGTACCGGACTCGCCGAACCAGCCGTACGACATCCACACCGCGATCGAGGCTGTCGTCGACGACGGCGAGTTCCTCGAGGTGCAGCCGTTGTTCGCGCCCAACCTGGTGATCGGGTTCGGCCGGGTCGAGGGCCGCAGCGTCGGCGTCGTCGCGAATCAACCGATGCAGCTCGCGGGCACGCTCGACATCGACGCCTCGGAGAAGGCGGCACGGTTCGTACGCACCTGCGACGCTTTCAACATCCCGGTGCTGACGTTCGTCGACGTACCGGGTTTCCTTCCCGGCACCGACCAGGAGTGGAACGGCATCATCCGGCGCGGCGCGAAGCTGATCTATGCGTACGCCGAGGCGACGGTTCCGCTGATCACGGTGATCACCCGCAAGGCGTACGGCGGTGCGTACGACGTGATGGGCTCCAAGCATCTCGGCGCCGATATGAACCTCGCGTGGCCGACCGCGCAGATCGCCGTGATGGGTGCGCAGGGCGCGGTGAACATCCTGTACCGCAACGAGCTCGGCGAGGCGAGCGATCCGGATGCTCGACGTGCCGAGCTGATCGAGGAGTACGAAGACACTCTCGCCAACCCGTACATCGCCGCGGAGCGCGGCTATGTCGACGCGGTGATCGCACCGCATGAGACGCGGGTCGAGATCGTCCGCGCGCTGCGACTGCTGCGTACGAAACGGGAGACGCTGCCGCCGAAGAAGCACGGGAACATCCCACTGTGA
- a CDS encoding biotin--[acetyl-CoA-carboxylase] ligase, translated as MGARSYDDLDRPPLDANTLTPRLVRPGTWWRSITVLASTESTNADLAARARQDAPEGTAIVADHQDAGRGRLGRAWAFPERSGIALSMLVRPDTVPAERWPWLPLLSGIAVHEAVSEATGVATELKWPNDVLVDGRKLAGILVERVETPTGPAAIVGVGLNVSLSAAELPVDTATSLAIEGATTTDRSVLVRALMRAFEPVYRAWAAAEGDSSEGMLDSYVRRCATVGQEVDVQLPDGSRLSGAAEAVDSAGRLIVADARGERHALNAGDVVHVRPQP; from the coding sequence ATGGGTGCGAGGAGCTACGACGATCTGGACCGTCCGCCGCTCGACGCGAATACGCTCACCCCTCGGCTGGTACGACCGGGCACCTGGTGGCGCTCGATCACTGTGCTTGCGAGCACCGAGAGCACGAATGCCGACCTCGCTGCGCGTGCCCGCCAGGATGCGCCGGAGGGCACCGCGATCGTGGCCGACCATCAAGACGCCGGCCGCGGTCGGCTGGGCCGGGCTTGGGCGTTTCCGGAGCGTTCGGGAATCGCGCTCTCGATGTTGGTACGCCCCGACACCGTCCCCGCGGAGCGCTGGCCGTGGCTGCCGTTGCTCAGCGGGATCGCCGTACATGAGGCGGTGAGCGAGGCAACGGGGGTCGCCACCGAGCTCAAATGGCCCAACGACGTACTCGTCGACGGGCGGAAGCTGGCCGGCATCCTGGTCGAGCGGGTAGAGACGCCGACGGGCCCGGCCGCGATTGTCGGTGTCGGTCTGAATGTCTCACTGTCCGCGGCCGAACTCCCCGTCGACACGGCCACGTCGCTTGCGATCGAGGGGGCGACGACCACCGACCGTTCGGTGCTCGTACGGGCGCTGATGCGGGCGTTCGAGCCGGTTTATCGAGCGTGGGCGGCCGCCGAAGGCGATTCCTCCGAGGGCATGCTCGACTCGTACGTACGTCGCTGCGCGACCGTCGGGCAGGAGGTCGACGTGCAGCTGCCCGACGGCTCCAGGCTGTCCGGCGCCGCGGAGGCCGTCGACTCGGCGGGCAGGCTGATCGTGGCCGACGCCCGCGGAGAGCGGCATGCGCTGAACGCCGGCGACGTCGTGCACGTACGCCCGCAACCCTGA
- a CDS encoding acyl-CoA dehydrogenase family protein, which translates to MSNAFSLAREHEEFRQVVRDFANAEIAPHIAAWDKEHHFPVDVVHKMGDLGLFGLTAPEEFGGAGGDFTSLCVAIEELGRVDQAMGITLEAGVGLGINPILTFGSDEQKKRWLPDLVAGRTLAGFGLTEPGSGSDAGATKTKAALVDGHWIVNGAKQFITNSGSPITSVVTVTARTGDRADGRPEISTILLPSGTPGFTAEPAYDKLGWHCSDTHPLTFADARVPEDHLLGERGRGFAQFLATLDDGRVAIAALAVGCIQACLDLCVEYAGERTTFGVPIGAKQGVAFQLSDLAVMAEAARGLTYKAAAMKDAGAPMKEFKQAAAIAKLYATESAVTATRIGTQVFGGYGFMEEYPITRFYRDAKILEIGEGTSEVQRMLIARNLGLPVE; encoded by the coding sequence ATGTCGAATGCCTTCAGCCTCGCCCGCGAACACGAGGAGTTCCGCCAGGTCGTACGCGACTTCGCGAACGCCGAGATCGCCCCGCACATCGCCGCCTGGGACAAGGAGCACCACTTCCCGGTCGACGTGGTGCACAAGATGGGTGACCTCGGGTTGTTCGGCCTGACCGCCCCCGAGGAGTTCGGCGGAGCGGGCGGCGACTTCACCAGCCTGTGCGTGGCGATCGAGGAGCTCGGACGCGTCGACCAGGCGATGGGCATCACGTTGGAGGCCGGCGTCGGGCTCGGCATCAACCCGATCCTGACGTTCGGCTCGGATGAGCAGAAGAAGCGGTGGCTGCCGGACCTCGTCGCCGGTCGTACGCTCGCGGGTTTCGGCCTCACCGAACCGGGCTCCGGGTCCGACGCCGGTGCGACGAAGACGAAGGCGGCGCTGGTCGACGGACACTGGATCGTCAACGGAGCAAAGCAGTTCATCACCAACTCCGGCTCACCGATCACCTCGGTCGTCACTGTCACGGCGCGTACCGGAGACCGCGCCGACGGGCGCCCGGAGATCTCTACGATCCTGCTGCCCTCGGGCACGCCGGGATTCACCGCGGAGCCTGCGTACGACAAGCTCGGCTGGCACTGCTCCGACACGCACCCGCTGACGTTCGCCGACGCGCGCGTACCCGAAGACCATCTGCTCGGCGAGCGTGGCCGTGGGTTCGCGCAGTTCCTCGCGACGCTCGACGACGGCCGGGTGGCGATCGCGGCGCTCGCCGTCGGGTGCATCCAGGCCTGCCTCGACCTGTGCGTCGAGTATGCGGGGGAGCGCACGACGTTCGGTGTGCCCATCGGTGCGAAGCAGGGGGTCGCCTTCCAGCTCTCCGACCTTGCCGTGATGGCCGAGGCGGCGCGTGGGCTCACGTACAAAGCGGCCGCGATGAAGGACGCCGGCGCGCCGATGAAGGAGTTCAAGCAGGCGGCCGCGATCGCGAAGCTCTACGCGACCGAGTCGGCCGTGACGGCAACCCGCATCGGCACCCAGGTCTTCGGTGGCTACGGCTTCATGGAGGAGTACCCGATCACTCGGTTCTATCGTGACGCGAAGATCCTGGAGATCGGCGAGGGTACGTCCGAAGTGCAACGGATGCTGATCGCCCGCAACCTCGGTCTGCCCGTCGAGTAA
- a CDS encoding TetR family transcriptional regulator has product MTSPQADRHLGLRERKKARTRDAIQRAALRLFTEQGYAETTVEQVADAAEVSPSTYFRYFPTKEDPVLYDRIDPLLMASFLDQPAELTPIEAVRAAIRDVNGQLPADESELESMRHQLIFTVPELRARLLERLVDTMALLSDAVAERTGHDRDDLHVQVFTGSVLGAVLAAVYGGADADIDQPPAMLTKAMLDRLDDALALLDDGLPL; this is encoded by the coding sequence ATGACGTCACCGCAGGCCGACCGCCACCTCGGACTTCGCGAACGCAAGAAGGCGCGTACGCGCGATGCCATCCAGCGTGCGGCGCTGCGCCTCTTCACCGAGCAGGGGTACGCCGAGACGACCGTCGAGCAGGTCGCCGACGCGGCAGAGGTCTCACCGAGCACCTACTTCCGCTACTTCCCCACCAAGGAAGACCCGGTGCTTTACGACCGGATCGATCCCCTACTGATGGCGTCCTTCCTCGACCAGCCCGCCGAACTGACCCCGATAGAGGCGGTACGTGCCGCGATTCGAGATGTCAACGGCCAGCTCCCGGCCGATGAGTCCGAGCTGGAGTCGATGCGCCACCAACTGATCTTCACCGTGCCCGAGCTTCGTGCTCGACTTCTGGAACGCCTCGTCGACACGATGGCGCTCCTATCGGACGCCGTCGCCGAACGGACCGGTCACGATCGCGACGACCTTCACGTACAGGTGTTCACTGGTTCGGTACTCGGCGCCGTTCTCGCCGCGGTGTACGGCGGCGCGGATGCCGACATTGACCAGCCACCAGCAATGCTGACCAAGGCGATGCTCGACCGGCTCGACGACGCGCTCGCTCTGCTCGATGACGGGCTACCGCTGTAG
- the codB gene encoding cytosine permease codes for MSGGSDDRTRRPALGTAPDEADVAESIDPDYPLTPVPAGARKSFFSLAVVLLGFTIFTPTMLAGAELGTAFSFWDLTLVILAGSIVLGAYVAAMGYVGARTGLTTVVMARYSFGDRGSKLASLLLGGTQIGWYGVIVGTIGDLTAEAAGWESYGAKASVMIAASALMCVTACYGYRGMYWVSLVSTPLILALAVWVVFRSLDEVGGFDGLTAVEPSTSMTFAVAITTVVGTFVSAGTQAPNWTRFGRTGMQALWACVIGFLVGNGLMIFFGAIGAITFGEGDFVLVLYELGLVGWGLVLLFGNLWKSNADTAYAFGVAGAEMFEKPRKTPFIVGGSIIGTVLALTGVQNHLVEYLGLLGTFIPPLGGVIIADFWRRWRGGMTGTPPVVHWPNIAAYAVASFLAWGSGELEIGIPPVIGIVVAIVLTYVFQRAVRENVRA; via the coding sequence ATGAGCGGCGGCTCCGACGATCGGACCCGCCGGCCCGCACTCGGTACGGCTCCCGACGAGGCCGACGTAGCCGAGTCGATCGACCCGGACTACCCGCTCACACCGGTTCCGGCCGGCGCTCGCAAGTCGTTCTTCTCGCTGGCCGTCGTCCTGCTCGGGTTCACCATCTTCACACCGACGATGCTCGCGGGCGCCGAGCTCGGTACGGCCTTCTCCTTCTGGGATCTGACGCTCGTCATTCTCGCCGGATCGATCGTCCTCGGCGCGTACGTGGCCGCGATGGGGTACGTAGGTGCGAGGACGGGTCTGACGACCGTCGTGATGGCCCGCTACAGCTTCGGCGACCGCGGCTCGAAGCTCGCATCACTGCTGCTCGGTGGCACCCAGATCGGCTGGTACGGCGTCATCGTCGGCACCATCGGCGACCTGACGGCCGAAGCGGCGGGCTGGGAGTCGTACGGTGCCAAAGCCTCGGTGATGATCGCGGCGAGCGCCCTGATGTGCGTGACCGCCTGCTACGGATATCGCGGCATGTACTGGGTTTCGCTGGTGTCGACGCCGTTGATCCTGGCGCTCGCGGTGTGGGTGGTGTTTCGCTCGCTCGACGAGGTCGGGGGCTTCGACGGGCTGACCGCGGTCGAGCCGTCGACGTCGATGACGTTTGCCGTCGCGATCACCACCGTCGTGGGTACGTTCGTCTCGGCCGGTACGCAGGCCCCCAACTGGACCCGGTTCGGGCGCACCGGCATGCAAGCGTTGTGGGCGTGCGTGATCGGCTTCCTGGTCGGCAACGGACTGATGATCTTCTTCGGCGCCATCGGCGCGATCACGTTCGGCGAGGGTGACTTCGTGCTGGTGCTGTACGAGCTCGGCCTGGTCGGCTGGGGCCTGGTGCTGCTGTTCGGCAACCTCTGGAAGAGCAACGCCGACACCGCGTACGCATTCGGCGTCGCCGGTGCCGAGATGTTCGAGAAGCCGCGCAAGACACCGTTCATCGTCGGTGGCTCGATCATCGGCACGGTGCTCGCCCTCACCGGCGTACAGAACCATCTCGTCGAGTACCTCGGCCTGCTGGGCACGTTCATCCCACCGCTGGGCGGAGTGATCATCGCCGACTTCTGGCGGCGTTGGCGCGGTGGTATGACCGGCACGCCTCCCGTCGTGCATTGGCCGAACATCGCGGCGTACGCGGTGGCGAGCTTCCTCGCATGGGGCTCCGGCGAGCTGGAGATCGGGATTCCGCCGGTCATCGGCATCGTGGTCGCGATCGTCCTGACGTACGTCTTCCAGCGAGCGGTGCGCGAGAACGTACGGGCGTAG
- a CDS encoding PucR family transcriptional regulator → MLPTLRDVLAMPSFTEADAEVLTGDPNALAVRWVHSSEVYEMGGLLSGGEVLLTTGLGLHGRTAEQLTSYVDLLADAGCVAVALEIGRSFFEAPAEMVAAAERRGIAFVTLGAIVPFERMVEDFHSLLLHRRGTSPRGSEPVWQELLGLVVAGQGMTSLLNAVARLAGCAVELVDLDGMVVERSRGLAGATSGESTVVDVRGPTGALGRLVLSGRPTARRTTVAARAAVAVALELARHPDHGHRPSLAQAVITDLAGGVVVSHADVLERMTMAGWVGGGDEHAIVAAVDVDQRTPVRELVPVVEAAVVESLGSCLVGSVGHHVIVVARGWRQALPARVRSVFADAYDSMCANAPDAALRVLGIAAPIDDLADLPGALEAARDVVQIARRFGTRTGVLLARDVGAQRLLASLDASVMSSFVAEQLGALIAFDAAHSADLVRTLDAYLAGGGSKTRTALALGIRRQSLYARLERIAKLLGADLDDPAQTVSLGLALTAWRMRTGLDPQAAFDRPTPR, encoded by the coding sequence ATGCTTCCGACCTTGCGCGACGTACTCGCGATGCCGTCTTTCACCGAGGCCGATGCCGAGGTGCTCACGGGCGACCCGAATGCTCTGGCGGTGCGGTGGGTGCACTCGTCCGAGGTGTACGAGATGGGCGGGCTGCTCTCGGGCGGCGAGGTGCTGCTCACGACCGGGCTCGGCTTACACGGTCGCACTGCCGAGCAGCTGACGTCGTACGTCGACCTGCTCGCCGATGCCGGTTGCGTGGCCGTCGCGCTCGAGATCGGCCGATCCTTCTTCGAGGCGCCGGCCGAGATGGTCGCGGCGGCTGAGCGCAGGGGGATCGCGTTCGTGACCCTCGGCGCGATCGTGCCGTTCGAGCGGATGGTGGAGGACTTCCACAGTCTGCTCCTGCACCGGCGGGGTACGTCGCCGCGCGGCTCCGAGCCCGTCTGGCAGGAGCTCCTTGGCCTCGTCGTCGCCGGCCAGGGCATGACGTCGCTGCTCAATGCGGTCGCGCGCCTGGCCGGGTGCGCCGTCGAGCTGGTCGATCTCGACGGCATGGTTGTCGAACGTAGCCGCGGTCTCGCGGGGGCGACCTCGGGTGAGTCGACTGTCGTGGACGTACGCGGGCCGACCGGAGCGCTCGGCCGGCTCGTCCTGTCCGGTCGGCCGACGGCTCGGCGTACGACCGTCGCCGCGCGCGCCGCTGTTGCAGTCGCCCTCGAACTGGCGCGTCACCCCGACCACGGTCATCGTCCGTCGCTCGCGCAAGCGGTGATCACCGACCTCGCCGGCGGGGTGGTCGTCTCGCACGCAGATGTGCTCGAGCGGATGACCATGGCCGGATGGGTCGGCGGCGGGGATGAGCACGCGATCGTGGCGGCGGTCGACGTCGACCAGCGGACGCCCGTGCGCGAGCTCGTTCCGGTCGTCGAAGCGGCGGTCGTTGAGTCGCTCGGCAGTTGTCTGGTCGGCTCGGTCGGCCACCACGTGATCGTGGTGGCTCGCGGTTGGCGGCAGGCGCTGCCCGCGCGCGTACGATCGGTTTTCGCCGACGCCTACGACTCGATGTGCGCGAACGCGCCCGATGCTGCCCTCCGGGTGCTGGGCATCGCGGCGCCGATCGATGACCTCGCCGACCTGCCCGGCGCCCTCGAGGCGGCGCGCGACGTCGTACAGATCGCTCGGCGGTTCGGCACGCGTACTGGTGTGCTGCTCGCGCGCGATGTCGGCGCACAGCGGTTGTTGGCCTCGCTCGACGCGTCTGTCATGTCGTCATTCGTCGCCGAGCAGCTCGGCGCCTTGATCGCCTTCGACGCGGCGCACTCGGCAGATCTCGTGCGTACGCTCGATGCGTACCTCGCCGGCGGCGGCAGCAAGACGCGTACCGCGCTCGCGCTCGGGATCCGCCGGCAGTCGTTGTACGCGCGGCTGGAGCGCATTGCGAAGCTGCTCGGCGCCGACCTCGACGACCCCGCGCAGACGGTCTCGCTCGGCCTCGCGCTGACGGCCTGGCGGATGCGTACCGGTCTCGACCCGCAGGCCGCGTTCGACCGCCCCACCCCCCGCTGA
- a CDS encoding Maf family nucleotide pyrophosphatase, which translates to MPIRLVLASQSPARLATLRSAGVEPEVVVSDFDESTATESDPTRLASVLAMHKARVVAARVGPEAIVVGCDSVLDLDGEVHGKPRDAADARARLRRMRGGSGVLHTGHCVIGDGREIVRDAATTVHFGDFDEALIDAYVATGEPLNVAGSFTIDGLGGPFIEGVEGDPHNVVGLSLPTLRHMLAELGIEWQQLWNHSPR; encoded by the coding sequence ATGCCGATCCGTCTCGTACTCGCCTCCCAGTCGCCCGCCCGCCTCGCAACGCTGCGCTCGGCCGGTGTCGAGCCCGAGGTGGTGGTATCGGACTTCGACGAGTCCACCGCCACCGAGTCCGACCCGACCCGGCTGGCGTCGGTACTCGCCATGCACAAGGCTCGGGTAGTCGCGGCGCGGGTCGGTCCCGAAGCCATCGTCGTCGGGTGCGACTCCGTGCTCGATCTCGACGGCGAGGTGCACGGCAAGCCGCGCGACGCCGCTGACGCACGGGCACGGCTTCGCCGCATGCGCGGCGGGTCCGGCGTACTGCACACCGGCCACTGTGTCATCGGCGACGGCCGCGAGATCGTCCGCGACGCGGCGACGACCGTCCACTTCGGCGACTTCGACGAGGCACTGATCGACGCGTACGTCGCGACGGGCGAGCCACTCAACGTTGCAGGGTCGTTCACCATCGACGGGCTCGGCGGGCCGTTCATCGAGGGCGTGGAAGGCGATCCGCACAACGTGGTCGGTCTGTCGCTGCCGACACTGCGGCACATGCTGGCCGAGCTCGGCATCGAGTGGCAGCAGCTCTGGAACCACTCACCTCGGTGA